The Spiroplasma endosymbiont of Crioceris asparagi genome contains the following window.
CATCAGTAACTTTAATTTTTTGTAAATTTAAATTTCATTTTCTTTTTGTAGCATTTAAAGCATGAGATCTAGAATTTCCAGATAATGCTTTTTTGCCAGTAATAAAGTCTTTTCTAGCCATATATTTCACCAACCTATATTTTGAATACTTAATAATAATAACAAAAAAAAATATTCTTTTTGTTTTTTTTTTAAATAATATAAAATAATATGTAGGTAAAATGTTTCAGGTAAAATTTAATGGAAAAAAATAGACACAAAATATTAGAAATAATTAAGGAAGAAGTTTCAAGGGTTCCCGGAGTATCTTCTTTTGCAAGATTTGATTCTGATGAAAAAGGATACGCTACAACTGACAAAGTTGAAGAAGCCGTGGAGTTTTTTAAAGACGACTTTGAAAACAAAATAATTATTCATGTAACTATATTAAGCAATATTAATATTAAAAATCTTGCTGAAGAAGTTCAAGAACATTTAAAATTAAGAATCGATAAACTACTTGATTATATTGATGAGTATCAAATCGATCTTTACGTTGAGGGCATAAAGTCTAAAACATTGAACAATTAACATATAAATAAATAGGAGTATAAAATGTCAAATGTCAAATTTTTAAAGAACGCCATTGAAAGTGGTGTTAACAATATTTATAACTTTCATCCTCAAATTGATAAGTTAAACGTATTCCCAATCCCAGATGGCGATACAGGTACAAACATGAATCTTACTTGTACAAGTGGATTCGCTGAAATTTCTAAAATAACAAGTTTTGAAAATTCAGGTGCATTAATGCAAAAATTCTCTAGAGGATTAATAATGTCTGCTAGAGGTAATTCAGGAGTTATTTTTTCACAAATAATTAAAGGGTTTGCAACACAATTTGAAGGAAAAGATATCATTACTGTAGCTGAATGAGTTGCAGGATTTGAAAAAGCAAAAACAATTGCTTATGAAGCTGTTATGAAACCAGTTGAAGGAACTATTTTAACTGTAATTCGTGAAACTTCTGCAGCACTAAGCGAAGCTTTCAAAAAAAATCCTTCAATGACAATGAATGAATTTTGAGCACTTGTTGTTAAAGAAGCAAATGTTTCATTAGATAACACACCAAATTTATTGGAAATCTTAAAA
Protein-coding sequences here:
- the rpmB gene encoding 50S ribosomal protein L28 yields the protein MARKDFITGKKALSGNSRSHALNATKRKWNLNLQKIKVTDEKGKVMTIKVSARTLKTLKKNEELM